The proteins below come from a single uncultured Carboxylicivirga sp. genomic window:
- a CDS encoding ABC transporter ATP-binding protein, whose translation MKITKKTNSVKHLIKAIELVYLSSPKWTIINTILTIFRGFIPLLLLIVVKQLINVVDNSEIANSNNLSELYNSMALVAAFFLLNAISGSVNTLARERHSHFLNDYIQNLIHHKTVRLPYKYFEDSTYQDLFYRAVNESNFRPSKVFYSLLGLFQNTITLLIMLSVLTTFHWYMIPVLLGVGIPIILFRISYSKKGFNLKQEQTEDERRLHYFNRLLVGKDFAKEVRIFNLSKTFTDKFNQVRDELRSKQWSMSKRKTLYETSVQIFATIILLIVFSFIIHEAIQGKISNGSMAMYFLALQRSYAVLQELLTRITSLLEDNLFLKNFFDFQHIELPEEKNSRGNFPIPLQQAITFKQVDFKYPNTNRWVFNNLNLTIPAGETVALVGANGSGKTTLVKMLAGLYKPTNGKILFDNKPLSQIHPSDLAENISIIFQDFMLYNVSAKDNIRFGNVRRAFEMDDIIKAADNAGIHNVFNNLKSGYETPLGTLFKDSEMLSRGEWQRTALARSFYNDAQVIILDEPTSSLDAYTEANLITHFKEITQNRTAILVSHRLSTIHLADRIIVLKDGQISENGTYKDLMNLQGEFFNMVNSFS comes from the coding sequence ATGAAAATAACAAAGAAGACAAACTCAGTTAAACATCTTATTAAAGCCATTGAACTAGTCTATTTAAGCTCCCCTAAATGGACAATTATCAATACCATTCTTACTATTTTCAGAGGATTTATTCCGTTACTTCTCTTAATTGTAGTAAAGCAACTTATCAACGTTGTTGACAACTCAGAAATTGCAAATAGCAACAACTTAAGCGAACTTTATAACTCGATGGCATTAGTTGCCGCTTTCTTTTTATTAAATGCCATCAGCGGATCGGTCAACACATTAGCACGCGAAAGACACTCTCACTTTCTGAATGACTATATCCAAAATTTAATTCATCATAAAACAGTTCGACTACCATATAAATATTTTGAAGACAGTACTTATCAAGACTTATTCTATCGTGCTGTTAACGAATCTAACTTCAGGCCAAGTAAAGTTTTTTATAGTTTATTGGGGTTGTTTCAGAACACGATTACCTTACTTATAATGCTTTCTGTATTAACAACCTTCCACTGGTACATGATTCCCGTATTATTAGGTGTTGGTATTCCTATCATTCTTTTTCGCATCAGTTATTCAAAAAAAGGATTTAATCTTAAACAGGAACAAACAGAGGACGAAAGACGTCTGCATTATTTTAATCGTCTTTTAGTTGGAAAAGACTTTGCTAAAGAAGTAAGAATCTTCAATTTGAGTAAGACGTTTACAGATAAATTCAATCAGGTACGAGATGAATTACGCAGTAAGCAATGGTCAATGTCAAAGCGTAAAACACTTTATGAAACCAGTGTTCAAATTTTTGCTACCATCATCCTTCTCATTGTTTTTTCTTTTATTATCCACGAAGCCATTCAGGGCAAGATCAGCAATGGATCAATGGCAATGTATTTTCTTGCTTTACAAAGAAGTTATGCTGTTTTACAAGAGTTATTAACACGAATAACCTCTTTATTGGAAGATAATTTATTTCTTAAAAACTTTTTTGACTTCCAACATATCGAACTGCCCGAAGAAAAAAATAGCAGAGGTAATTTTCCTATTCCATTACAACAAGCAATTACTTTTAAACAGGTTGATTTCAAATATCCAAATACTAATCGGTGGGTATTTAATAACCTTAATTTAACTATCCCTGCCGGAGAAACAGTTGCTTTAGTTGGCGCAAATGGCTCCGGCAAAACCACACTTGTTAAAATGCTTGCAGGGTTATACAAACCTACGAATGGCAAAATACTGTTCGACAACAAACCATTAAGCCAGATTCACCCAAGTGATCTTGCCGAAAACATCAGCATTATATTTCAGGATTTTATGCTTTACAACGTTTCGGCTAAAGACAATATTCGTTTTGGAAATGTGCGACGAGCTTTTGAAATGGATGACATAATAAAGGCTGCCGATAATGCAGGCATCCATAATGTTTTCAACAATTTGAAAAGTGGTTACGAAACACCACTTGGTACTCTTTTTAAAGATAGTGAAATGCTTAGTAGAGGCGAATGGCAGCGAACCGCATTAGCTCGTTCGTTTTACAACGATGCCCAAGTCATTATTCTTGATGAACCAACCAGTTCATTAGATGCTTATACCGAAGCCAATCTAATTACTCATTTTAAGGAAATTACTCAAAACAGAACCGCTATTTTAGTTAGCCATCGTTTATCAACCATTCATTTAGCCGACAGAATAATTGTTCTTAAAGATGGTCAAATAAGCGAAAACGGCACATACAAAGACCTAATGAATCTGCAGGGTGAATTTTTTAATATGGTTAATAGTTTTTCGTAA
- a CDS encoding outer membrane beta-barrel protein encodes MLNQDIDIDKVFSEGLGDMEFLPSANVWAGIESKLENRGKKRGLIMVWGMVAAASVLAAIITTVLLFQISDPNKLTSSFAEVNNQTNNTEELSQIMAPTSDKELDLLDNDQNVEESETPIIGFTENNKNEVAVLHDDNSSQREETYLSKHLNYKPLLAKGVEKLIGRSDVGSKQLKSNTTKKYFPLYAYNDDVKSPKDYQVLIGGGMSSAHNYRQTSGAPVRSYDNYSESGFNTLGGSINVRIETSKRWSVETGIAYSQLGQDISSASNYQADLMYGDAMIRTSVSMPKSYTNSLGKIKFNTIGSSSAPKAGIEKEAVNSIYDIALLSDADGIRQSLEYIEVPLMARYKLLDGVAIVSVAGGVSSNILVGNTAYLLDGNSKMDIGETEGIKPVSWSSSFGLGFEVPVSKMIRIGIEPRFKYYLESVSDNTDYSFQPYSFSVFGGITFLLH; translated from the coding sequence ATGTTAAATCAAGATATCGATATAGATAAGGTCTTTAGTGAAGGCTTAGGCGATATGGAATTTCTGCCTTCTGCCAATGTTTGGGCTGGAATCGAAAGTAAGCTTGAGAACAGAGGAAAGAAACGGGGCCTTATAATGGTTTGGGGTATGGTTGCGGCAGCATCTGTATTGGCTGCTATTATTACAACCGTACTTCTCTTTCAGATAAGCGATCCTAATAAATTAACATCGTCTTTTGCAGAAGTAAATAATCAAACCAATAATACTGAAGAGTTATCTCAAATAATGGCTCCAACTTCGGATAAGGAACTTGACTTATTGGATAATGATCAGAATGTAGAGGAAAGTGAAACTCCGATAATTGGTTTTACCGAAAATAATAAAAATGAAGTTGCCGTTTTGCATGACGATAATAGTTCTCAGCGTGAAGAAACATATTTGTCAAAGCATTTAAATTATAAGCCTTTGTTGGCAAAAGGAGTTGAGAAATTAATTGGCAGATCTGATGTAGGCTCAAAACAACTTAAAAGTAATACTACCAAAAAATATTTTCCACTTTATGCTTATAATGATGATGTAAAATCGCCAAAAGATTACCAGGTGTTGATTGGTGGAGGCATGTCATCAGCTCATAATTATCGACAAACTTCGGGTGCACCTGTTCGTTCATACGATAATTATTCCGAAAGTGGTTTTAATACACTAGGTGGTAGCATCAATGTTCGTATCGAGACTAGTAAAAGGTGGAGTGTCGAAACAGGTATTGCCTATTCTCAATTAGGACAGGATATTAGTAGTGCTTCAAATTATCAGGCTGATTTGATGTATGGTGATGCAATGATTAGGACTAGTGTTTCTATGCCTAAAAGTTATACTAATTCTTTGGGTAAAATTAAATTCAATACTATTGGAAGTAGTAGCGCTCCTAAGGCTGGTATTGAGAAAGAGGCCGTAAATTCGATTTACGATATCGCATTATTGTCGGATGCTGATGGTATACGGCAATCCTTAGAGTATATAGAGGTGCCTTTAATGGCTCGTTATAAACTGTTGGATGGTGTTGCTATTGTGTCTGTTGCTGGAGGAGTGAGCTCAAATATTTTAGTTGGGAATACAGCTTATTTATTGGATGGAAATAGTAAAATGGACATTGGAGAAACAGAAGGGATTAAGCCTGTTTCGTGGAGTAGTTCATTTGGATTAGGATTTGAAGTTCCTGTTTCTAAAATGATTAGAATAGGTATTGAACCAAGATTTAAATATTATCTTGAATCGGTAAGTGATAATACGGATTATAGTTTTCAACCTTATTCTTTCTCTGTATTTGGAGGTATTACATTTTTACTTCATTAA
- a CDS encoding RNA polymerase sigma factor, with protein MSELNKIIKDCQNNKRRAQQQLYEMFAPKMLGVCMRYCKGRDEAEDCLQEGFIKVFSKIHLFGFKGSFEGWIRRIVVNTVIEHFRKKQPEVLVDEFPTITDEEEDVYIPIVNQTELLAMIQELPPKYRLVFNMYAIEGFSHQEIAEEMGISIGTSKSNLSRARQWLKQQIEVKVKGKKQEVC; from the coding sequence GTGAGCGAACTTAATAAAATAATAAAGGATTGTCAGAACAATAAGCGGAGGGCGCAGCAACAGTTGTACGAGATGTTTGCACCCAAGATGCTGGGTGTTTGTATGCGTTATTGTAAGGGCAGAGATGAGGCTGAAGATTGCCTGCAGGAAGGTTTTATAAAAGTCTTTTCTAAAATCCATTTGTTTGGATTTAAAGGTTCTTTTGAAGGATGGATTCGTCGTATAGTTGTAAATACAGTTATCGAACATTTTAGAAAGAAACAGCCTGAAGTTTTGGTAGATGAATTTCCAACCATTACTGATGAGGAGGAAGATGTTTATATTCCTATTGTAAATCAAACTGAGTTATTAGCAATGATTCAGGAATTACCACCCAAATACAGATTGGTTTTTAATATGTACGCCATCGAAGGATTTTCTCATCAGGAAATTGCTGAAGAAATGGGTATTTCTATAGGTACATCTAAATCTAATTTATCGAGGGCAAGGCAATGGTTAAAGCAACAAATTGAAGTAAAGGTGAAAGGTAAAAAACAAGAAGTATGTTAA
- the smpB gene encoding SsrA-binding protein, giving the protein MSQASNRINIRNKRSTFDYELIERFTAGIQLAGTEIKSIRLGKASLVDSFCYFVKGELWLKGMRVSEYFYGTYNNHLPERERKLLLNKKELQKLERKTKESGLTIIPVRLFLNDRGFAKIEIALAKGKKQHDKRETLKQKDASREMDRVRKKY; this is encoded by the coding sequence ATGAGTCAAGCATCGAATAGAATAAATATACGAAATAAACGTTCAACTTTTGATTATGAGTTAATTGAACGTTTTACTGCAGGAATACAACTTGCAGGTACCGAAATTAAATCCATCCGATTGGGTAAAGCCAGTTTGGTTGATTCGTTCTGCTATTTTGTAAAGGGTGAACTTTGGCTGAAGGGGATGAGAGTATCGGAATATTTTTATGGTACTTATAATAATCATCTACCCGAGCGCGAAAGAAAACTTCTTTTGAATAAAAAAGAGTTACAAAAGCTGGAACGTAAAACCAAAGAATCGGGTTTGACCATTATTCCTGTTCGATTGTTTTTGAATGATCGTGGTTTCGCCAAAATTGAAATTGCTTTGGCAAAAGGTAAAAAACAACACGATAAAAGAGAGACTCTTAAGCAAAAAGATGCCAGTCGCGAAATGGATCGCGTCAGAAAAAAATATTAA
- a CDS encoding Yip1 family protein, whose translation MSNDKSNKESIAIGRMYRHLFNRIKDLLFKPAKEWEVIVAEQTTVNDMLMSFSLPLIGAYSLAVFLGYLFGHQELDFTIAVKFAAFTFSACFFALYLGYFILIKLIPVDRFKEEKELAFKLVAYSSLPVYLLGVITALIPQTFFFYFLAVYAAYIIWEGLKVLNFSSEKRSMYTMALTLIVLLLPYGLHKLLIYLSRFAL comes from the coding sequence ATGTCAAACGATAAATCAAATAAAGAATCAATAGCAATCGGACGTATGTACCGTCATCTTTTTAATCGAATAAAAGATTTGCTTTTCAAGCCAGCAAAGGAATGGGAAGTTATAGTGGCGGAGCAAACAACTGTTAACGATATGTTGATGTCGTTTAGTTTGCCCCTTATTGGAGCTTATAGTCTGGCTGTGTTTTTAGGGTATTTATTTGGTCATCAGGAATTAGACTTTACCATAGCAGTAAAATTTGCAGCTTTTACTTTTTCGGCATGCTTTTTTGCATTGTATCTGGGGTATTTTATTCTCATCAAATTAATACCTGTTGATCGTTTTAAAGAAGAGAAAGAACTGGCATTTAAATTGGTAGCATATTCTTCGTTACCTGTTTATTTATTAGGAGTAATTACAGCTCTGATTCCTCAAACATTTTTCTTTTATTTTTTGGCAGTTTATGCAGCTTATATAATATGGGAAGGACTTAAAGTGTTAAATTTTAGTTCCGAAAAGAGAAGTATGTATACAATGGCATTAACTTTGATAGTGTTGCTATTGCCGTATGGGTTGCATAAGTTATTAATATACTTAAGCAGATTTGCTTTATGA
- the miaA gene encoding tRNA (adenosine(37)-N6)-dimethylallyltransferase MiaA, whose product MLVNNNTSYNLLVILGPTASGKTTFATHLAKTLNGEIISADSRQVYKGMDLGTGKDLEDYTIDGQTIPYHLIDIVEAGYKYNVFEYQADFFKAFEKVQHNGHFPIMCGGTGMYIESVLKQYKLINVPNNPDLRKELEGKTIEELSKTLESFKSLHNQTDTETVARAIRAIEIETYYQDHPEIELNLPDVNPLIIGVNIDRNARRKKITDRLKKRLDEGMLDEVRTLIDQGVHPDDLIYYGLEYKYLTQHIIGELTYKEMFDKLNVAIHQFAKRQMTWYRGMERKGTKIHWVDAFEPLEQRQQRVLKLLKEPS is encoded by the coding sequence ATGCTTGTAAATAACAACACATCATATAACCTTTTGGTAATATTGGGTCCAACGGCTTCGGGAAAAACTACTTTTGCTACCCATCTAGCCAAAACGCTTAATGGAGAAATCATTAGTGCTGATTCGAGGCAAGTATATAAAGGGATGGATTTAGGTACTGGAAAAGATCTTGAAGATTATACAATTGACGGACAAACCATTCCATACCATTTAATTGATATTGTTGAAGCAGGCTACAAATACAATGTTTTCGAGTATCAAGCCGACTTTTTTAAAGCTTTTGAAAAAGTACAACACAATGGACATTTCCCAATTATGTGTGGCGGAACAGGTATGTACATCGAATCGGTTTTAAAGCAATATAAACTGATTAATGTGCCTAATAATCCCGATTTACGGAAAGAGTTGGAGGGCAAAACAATTGAAGAATTATCGAAAACACTCGAATCGTTCAAATCATTACACAATCAAACCGATACAGAAACTGTTGCCCGAGCGATACGTGCAATCGAAATAGAAACCTATTATCAGGATCATCCTGAAATTGAGCTTAATTTACCCGATGTAAATCCATTAATAATAGGAGTCAACATTGATAGAAATGCGCGTCGCAAAAAAATTACCGATCGATTAAAAAAACGTTTGGATGAAGGTATGTTGGACGAAGTGCGCACTCTTATCGATCAAGGAGTTCATCCGGATGATTTAATTTACTATGGCTTAGAATACAAATATCTTACGCAACACATCATTGGTGAATTAACTTATAAAGAAATGTTTGACAAACTAAATGTTGCCATTCATCAATTTGCAAAGCGACAAATGACATGGTACCGCGGTATGGAACGCAAAGGTACTAAAATTCATTGGGTAGATGCCTTTGAACCATTAGAACAACGCCAGCAAAGGGTTTTAAAATTACTTAAAGAGCCATCATAA
- a CDS encoding adenylate/guanylate cyclase domain-containing protein, whose protein sequence is MDSIDGYIERITKLANRNKELNEQLKGYMSWYEDLQHQNEKYHNLLAKYSDKDIDEELKITRRRKVKRFKMVSVLYATVKGFKKLNGHPKAQELVDALDEVYLKFDEIGRKYGVLKVKTIGDTFLYAGGVLEENRTNPIDVINAAVEMRKVILDCRVEGVHRPFWNISIGIHTGPVLGEPTGRKKLPYNLTGENVNFASRVGMACPTGCINISNMTYELVKEFFTLNKSGQIPAKYKGLLDMFLVAGILPELSEKGKGIIPNRKFSTKYNLIQFMDLQEEVLDIMEQNLPTTLYYHNIKHTIDVITEVELIGWAENLSEEEILTLKLAGLFHDSGHTRSYKDHELHGTHIAREILGNYNYPEDLIEKVCDLIMSTQFPPAPKNLMEQVICDSDLDYLGRSDFIPVSNNLYRELKERDMIGTLDEWNQMQLKFITKHQYFTETARSLREVKKQKQIDRLEELLGSKASANQ, encoded by the coding sequence ATGGACAGCATTGATGGTTACATAGAACGAATTACGAAACTCGCCAACCGGAATAAAGAGCTCAACGAGCAACTAAAAGGTTATATGAGCTGGTATGAAGATCTTCAACATCAGAATGAAAAGTACCATAATCTTTTAGCAAAATACTCAGATAAAGACATTGACGAAGAGCTTAAAATTACCCGCCGCCGAAAAGTAAAACGCTTTAAAATGGTATCGGTTCTTTATGCTACTGTTAAAGGGTTTAAAAAGCTTAATGGTCATCCGAAAGCGCAGGAATTGGTTGATGCTCTGGACGAAGTTTACTTAAAATTCGATGAAATTGGCCGTAAGTATGGTGTGCTGAAAGTAAAAACCATTGGTGACACTTTTTTATATGCAGGAGGGGTACTGGAAGAAAACCGTACCAACCCCATTGATGTAATCAATGCAGCCGTTGAAATGCGCAAAGTTATTCTTGATTGTCGTGTTGAAGGTGTTCATCGTCCATTCTGGAATATTAGTATTGGAATTCATACTGGTCCTGTTTTAGGAGAACCAACCGGGCGGAAAAAACTACCTTACAATTTAACTGGTGAAAATGTAAATTTTGCTTCCAGAGTAGGTATGGCCTGCCCAACGGGATGTATAAACATCTCGAACATGACCTATGAACTGGTAAAAGAATTCTTTACCTTGAATAAAAGTGGACAGATACCTGCCAAATACAAAGGTTTACTCGATATGTTTCTGGTCGCGGGTATTCTTCCTGAACTTTCTGAGAAAGGGAAAGGCATAATCCCAAATCGAAAATTCAGTACTAAATACAACCTGATTCAGTTTATGGATTTGCAGGAGGAAGTACTGGATATTATGGAACAAAACCTACCAACAACATTATACTATCACAATATTAAACATACCATTGATGTTATTACCGAAGTTGAATTAATTGGTTGGGCTGAAAACCTAAGCGAAGAAGAAATTCTTACTCTTAAACTAGCCGGTTTATTCCACGATTCTGGACACACACGTAGTTACAAGGATCATGAGCTTCATGGCACGCACATTGCCCGCGAAATACTAGGTAATTACAATTATCCTGAAGATTTGATCGAAAAAGTTTGCGATTTAATCATGTCGACCCAATTCCCTCCTGCACCTAAAAATTTGATGGAACAGGTTATTTGCGACTCTGACCTTGACTATTTGGGTAGAAGCGATTTTATTCCGGTTTCCAACAACTTGTATCGCGAGCTGAAAGAACGCGACATGATTGGCACATTGGACGAATGGAATCAGATGCAACTAAAGTTCATCACAAAGCATCAATACTTTACCGAAACAGCACGTAGTTTGCGAGAAGTAAAAAAACAAAAGCAAATCGATCGCCTCGAAGAACTTCTTGGAAGTAAAGCATCTGCCAATCAATAA
- a CDS encoding Zn-dependent hydrolase codes for MNKLLLPLLAILMLSACNQKTKKMYTSSDPDLQKKVDSFTPFKLSTDLSQLTDKEKQMLPLLFETAQIMDNIFWKQAWGDKEELMNHTKDESLKKFLNINYGPWERLNDNQSFVEGIGAKPAGAGFYPKDMTKEEFEALEDDKKDDLYTLIQRGDDGKLAVVPYSEAYKKELTKASELLKKAATLAEDEGLKTYLELRAEALLSNDYQPSDMAWMDMKTNTIDFVVGPIENYEDALFGYKAAFEAYILIKDKKWSDKLARFAALLPELQKSIPVDDAYKQEVPGSDSDLGAYDVLYYGGDCNAGSKTIAINLPNDPDVQLAKGSRKIQLKNSMQAKFEKILVPISKILIDPAQQSHVKFDAFFENTMFHEVAHGLGIKETINGKGGVREALKETYSSIEEAKADILGLFMVSKLVEMGELPETDLMDNYVTFMAGIFRSVRFGAASAHGKANMMRFNYFQEHGAFTYNEATGYYTVDFDKMTEAMNSLSAEILTMQGDGDYEKVKQTLKEIGIIRPALQKDLNRIEEAGIPVDIVFVQGPDIIGL; via the coding sequence ATGAATAAACTTCTATTGCCATTATTGGCCATTTTGATGCTAAGTGCATGTAATCAAAAAACAAAGAAAATGTACACTTCTTCCGACCCCGATTTGCAAAAAAAGGTAGATAGTTTTACTCCGTTTAAACTATCTACTGATCTATCTCAACTTACTGATAAAGAAAAACAAATGCTTCCTTTATTATTTGAAACGGCCCAGATAATGGATAATATATTTTGGAAGCAAGCCTGGGGTGATAAAGAGGAATTAATGAACCATACTAAGGATGAATCGCTGAAAAAGTTCTTAAACATTAACTATGGTCCGTGGGAACGCCTTAATGATAACCAATCGTTTGTTGAGGGAATTGGAGCAAAGCCTGCAGGAGCTGGGTTCTATCCTAAAGACATGACAAAAGAAGAGTTTGAGGCTCTTGAGGATGATAAAAAAGACGATTTATATACGTTGATTCAAAGAGGTGATGACGGCAAATTAGCGGTTGTTCCTTATAGCGAAGCCTATAAAAAGGAATTAACCAAAGCATCGGAATTATTGAAGAAAGCAGCTACCCTGGCCGAAGACGAAGGATTAAAAACTTACCTTGAGTTACGAGCAGAAGCGCTATTAAGCAACGATTATCAACCCAGCGATATGGCATGGATGGATATGAAAACCAACACCATTGATTTTGTGGTGGGTCCTATCGAAAATTATGAAGATGCCCTATTCGGATACAAAGCTGCTTTTGAGGCTTATATTCTGATTAAAGACAAAAAATGGTCTGATAAACTTGCCCGATTTGCCGCTTTATTGCCAGAATTGCAAAAATCGATACCTGTTGACGACGCTTACAAGCAAGAAGTACCTGGTAGCGACAGCGATTTAGGTGCATACGATGTATTATATTATGGTGGTGATTGTAATGCCGGGAGTAAAACCATTGCCATTAATCTTCCTAACGATCCGGATGTTCAATTAGCCAAAGGAAGTCGTAAGATTCAGTTGAAAAACTCAATGCAAGCTAAGTTTGAAAAAATTTTAGTTCCTATCAGCAAGATATTGATTGATCCGGCTCAACAAAGTCATGTTAAATTTGATGCATTTTTTGAGAACACCATGTTTCACGAGGTAGCTCATGGCTTGGGTATTAAAGAAACCATAAATGGGAAAGGCGGAGTTCGCGAGGCTTTGAAAGAGACCTACTCATCGATAGAAGAAGCCAAAGCTGATATTCTGGGTTTGTTTATGGTTAGCAAATTGGTAGAAATGGGTGAACTTCCCGAAACTGATTTAATGGATAACTACGTAACGTTTATGGCAGGTATTTTCCGCTCAGTGCGATTTGGTGCAGCCAGTGCCCATGGGAAAGCCAATATGATGCGTTTTAACTATTTTCAGGAGCATGGCGCATTTACTTATAACGAAGCAACCGGATATTACACAGTTGATTTTGATAAGATGACCGAAGCAATGAATAGTTTATCGGCAGAAATATTAACCATGCAAGGCGATGGCGATTACGAAAAAGTAAAACAAACACTTAAAGAGATTGGGATTATTCGTCCGGCGCTTCAAAAAGATTTGAACAGAATTGAAGAAGCTGGTATACCTGTAGATATTGTGTTTGTACAAGGACCTGATATTATTGGATTATAA
- a CDS encoding FAD-dependent oxidoreductase translates to MEKIVIIGGVAAGATAAAKARRLSPDAQITMLEAGPDVSFANCGLPYYIAGDIQNRSSLILQSPESFKEQYNVDVFIHTLVSSIDKDAHVVNTIDTRDGSKKQYEYTKLILAQGGRPIQPDLPGADYDHVFSLWTLGDMDKIDSHLKNEDPKTAVVVGGGFIGLEMVEALVKRGLKVHVVEKMPHVMSLMDAETAGFITRELHSYGVGVHTETGVVKINDDSVELDNGQKLEADMVLLSIGVRPTLQLAIDAGLAIGEAGGLLVDEYLQTSDKDIYAAGDMVEIEHRVSNKKVRIPLAGPANRQGRIAAENALGGKHAYKGAIGTSVVRVFEAVAGITGMSLKQAKAAGIDADAVVVHKEHHTSYYPGAETVSVMVIYDRKTGVVLGGQTAGYKGADKRLDVLATAAAAKIKVSDIADMDFAYSPPIGTANDAMNMAAYAAENKMSGFSPSLLASELDEFIEGKRLVVLDVRDVFAFQKSNLKGAHHLPLEMLSENLQAIPKDVPILVYDEIGKKGHQALRTLKNAGFEEVYNISGGHTSLQRHAMAVGYKNFQVELLPIEKKSLDKKSEVEETETNQNISQDEMARLVVDVRTPGEFMSGAFPDAVNIPLDDIMSGKGDLGDNADREIIVYCASGARSAYAQQVLKQRGYTNVKNGGGIAAMMSQM, encoded by the coding sequence ATGGAAAAGATTGTAATTATAGGGGGAGTTGCTGCCGGAGCTACGGCAGCCGCAAAGGCAAGAAGATTATCACCAGATGCTCAAATTACCATGTTGGAGGCAGGGCCTGATGTTTCATTTGCTAATTGTGGCTTACCTTATTATATAGCTGGCGATATCCAAAATCGTTCAAGCTTAATTCTACAAAGTCCTGAAAGCTTTAAAGAGCAATATAATGTGGATGTTTTCATTCATACATTGGTATCATCAATAGATAAAGATGCACATGTTGTAAATACTATTGATACCCGCGACGGATCAAAAAAACAATATGAATATACCAAGTTGATTTTAGCTCAGGGAGGGCGCCCTATTCAGCCGGATCTTCCCGGAGCCGATTACGACCATGTGTTCAGCTTATGGACATTGGGAGATATGGATAAAATTGATTCTCACCTAAAAAACGAAGACCCTAAAACAGCTGTTGTTGTGGGTGGTGGTTTTATTGGTTTAGAGATGGTTGAGGCTTTAGTGAAGCGTGGTTTAAAAGTTCATGTCGTTGAAAAGATGCCTCATGTAATGTCGTTGATGGATGCCGAAACAGCAGGTTTTATCACTCGCGAGTTACATTCGTACGGAGTGGGTGTTCATACCGAAACTGGTGTAGTTAAAATCAATGATGATTCTGTGGAATTGGATAATGGTCAGAAGTTAGAGGCCGATATGGTGTTACTATCAATTGGTGTTCGTCCAACATTGCAATTGGCTATTGATGCCGGATTGGCCATTGGTGAAGCAGGTGGTTTATTGGTTGATGAGTACTTACAAACATCAGATAAAGATATATACGCCGCCGGAGATATGGTGGAGATTGAACATCGTGTGAGCAATAAAAAAGTTCGTATCCCATTGGCAGGACCTGCTAACCGCCAGGGACGTATTGCTGCCGAGAATGCCTTGGGTGGAAAACATGCTTACAAAGGAGCTATCGGAACTTCGGTTGTGCGAGTGTTTGAAGCCGTTGCAGGTATCACAGGTATGTCGTTGAAACAAGCTAAAGCAGCCGGTATTGATGCCGATGCTGTGGTGGTTCATAAAGAACACCATACTTCTTACTATCCGGGAGCTGAAACGGTTTCGGTAATGGTTATTTACGATCGTAAGACAGGCGTTGTGTTAGGTGGACAAACAGCAGGTTATAAAGGAGCCGACAAACGTTTGGATGTGTTGGCTACTGCAGCTGCTGCCAAAATTAAGGTAAGCGATATTGCCGATATGGACTTTGCTTATTCGCCTCCGATTGGAACAGCCAATGATGCAATGAACATGGCAGCTTATGCTGCTGAAAATAAAATGTCGGGATTTAGCCCAAGTTTATTGGCCTCGGAGTTAGATGAATTTATCGAAGGTAAGCGTTTGGTGGTATTGGACGTACGTGATGTATTTGCATTTCAGAAGAGTAACCTGAAGGGAGCTCACCACTTACCTTTAGAAATGTTGTCGGAAAACCTACAGGCGATTCCTAAAGATGTACCTATTTTGGTTTATGATGAGATTGGTAAAAAAGGTCATCAGGCCTTGCGTACTTTAAAAAATGCAGGTTTCGAAGAGGTATATAATATTTCAGGAGGTCATACATCATTACAACGTCATGCGATGGCAGTTGGATATAAAAACTTCCAGGTTGAGTTATTACCAATTGAGAAGAAGAGTTTAGATAAAAAGTCGGAAGTTGAAGAGACAGAAACGAACCAAAATATTAGTCAGGATGAAATGGCCCGTTTGGTAGTGGATGTGCGTACGCCGGGAGAATTTATGTCGGGAGCTTTCCCCGATGCTGTTAATATTCCTTTGGACGATATTATGTCGGGTAAAGGCGATTTAGGAGATAACGCAGATAGAGAAATAATTGTGTATTGTGCTTCAGGAGCTCGTTCTGCCTATGCACAACAAGTATTAAAGCAGCGAGGATATACCAATGTGAAAAACGGTGGAGGTATTGCAGCTATGATGTCTCAAATGTAA